From a region of the Paraburkholderia hospita genome:
- a CDS encoding ABC transporter permease subunit: MKSALHSFMRWPVRRFNLTGRTAVVAGPFIWLLLFFLVPFLLVVKISFADLQLGIPPYTELTSFKDGVIHIALDVSHYAFLLQDSLYFATYVNSVVVAGISTLLCLLLGYPMAYYIARSNPATRNLLMMAVMLPFWTSFLIRVYAWIGILKNNGLLNNFLMSIGLIHSPIELYHTNTAVYIGMVYSYLPFLVMPLYAHLVKMDLTLLEAAYDLGAKPWRAFWQITLPLSKNGIIAGCLLVFIPAVGEYVIPELLGGANTLMIGRVMWNEFFDNADWPMASAVTCAMVLLLLVPMAFFQYSQAKALEEKR, encoded by the coding sequence CCGTGCGCCGCTTCAATCTGACGGGGCGCACGGCTGTCGTCGCGGGGCCGTTCATCTGGCTGCTGCTGTTCTTCCTCGTGCCGTTCCTGCTGGTCGTGAAGATCAGCTTCGCGGACCTGCAGCTCGGCATTCCGCCCTACACGGAGCTGACGTCGTTCAAGGACGGCGTGATTCACATCGCGCTCGACGTGTCGCACTACGCGTTCCTGTTGCAGGACAGCCTGTACTTCGCGACGTATGTGAACTCGGTGGTGGTCGCGGGGATCTCGACGCTGCTGTGCCTGCTGCTCGGTTATCCGATGGCGTATTACATCGCGCGCTCGAATCCCGCCACGCGCAACCTCCTGATGATGGCGGTGATGCTGCCGTTCTGGACGTCGTTCCTGATTCGCGTGTATGCGTGGATCGGCATTCTGAAGAACAACGGCCTGCTGAACAACTTCCTGATGTCGATCGGGCTGATTCATTCACCGATCGAGCTGTATCACACGAACACGGCCGTCTATATCGGCATGGTCTATTCATACCTGCCGTTCCTCGTGATGCCGCTCTACGCGCATCTCGTGAAGATGGACCTGACGCTGCTCGAGGCCGCGTACGATCTCGGCGCGAAGCCGTGGCGGGCGTTCTGGCAGATCACGCTGCCGCTGTCGAAGAACGGCATCATCGCGGGCTGTCTGCTGGTGTTCATTCCTGCCGTGGGCGAGTACGTGATTCCTGAACTGCTCGGCGGCGCGAATACGCTGATGATCGGCCGCGTGATGTGGAATGAGTTCTTCGACAACGCCGACTGGCCGATGGCGTCCGCTGTCACCTGCGCGATGGTGCTGCTGCTGCTCGTGCCGATGGCGTTTTTCCAGTATTCGCAGGCGAAGGCACTGGAGGAGAAGCGCTGA
- a CDS encoding ABC transporter permease subunit — MKPNRVLQFIALAIGFAFLYVPIISLVVYSFNESQLVTVWTRFSTRWYAALLQDEELINAAWLSLRVALLTAFASVIIGTWAGFVLARMGRFRGFTLYTGMINAPLVIPEVIQGISLLLLFIEMGKWLGWPAGRGIFTIWIGHVMLCISYVAIIVQSRVRDLHPSLEEAALDLGATPLRVFFFITLPLISQALIAGWLLSFTLSIDDLVLSAFLSGPGSTTLPLVVFSRVRLGLNPEMNALATLFIAVVTVGVVVANHFMQRAEKRRLAMAV; from the coding sequence ATGAAGCCAAATCGTGTATTGCAGTTCATTGCGCTCGCGATCGGCTTCGCGTTCCTCTACGTGCCGATCATCAGCCTCGTCGTGTATTCGTTCAACGAGTCGCAGCTCGTGACGGTGTGGACGCGTTTCTCGACGCGCTGGTACGCCGCGCTGTTGCAGGACGAGGAGCTGATCAATGCCGCGTGGCTGTCGCTGCGTGTGGCGTTGCTGACGGCGTTCGCGTCGGTGATCATCGGCACGTGGGCGGGTTTCGTGCTCGCGCGCATGGGGCGTTTTCGGGGCTTCACGCTGTACACGGGGATGATCAATGCGCCGCTCGTGATCCCGGAAGTGATCCAGGGCATTTCGCTGCTGCTGCTGTTCATCGAAATGGGCAAGTGGCTTGGGTGGCCGGCGGGACGCGGTATCTTCACGATCTGGATCGGCCACGTCATGCTGTGTATTTCCTACGTTGCGATTATTGTGCAGTCGCGTGTGCGTGACCTGCATCCATCGCTCGAGGAAGCGGCACTGGATCTCGGCGCCACGCCGTTGCGTGTATTTTTCTTCATCACGCTGCCGCTGATCTCTCAGGCATTGATTGCGGGCTGGCTGCTGTCGTTCACGCTGTCGATCGACGATCTGGTGTTGTCCGCATTCCTGTCGGGGCCGGGCTCGACGACGCTGCCGCTGGTGGTGTTCTCGCGCGTACGCCTGGGATTGAACCCGGAGATGAACGCACTGGCGACGTTGTTCATTGCAGTCGTCACCGTCGGCGTCGTGGTGGCAAATCACTTCATGCAGCGCGCCGAGAAGCGGCGCCTGGCGATGGCTGTCTAG